From a region of the Oncorhynchus tshawytscha isolate Ot180627B linkage group LG14, Otsh_v2.0, whole genome shotgun sequence genome:
- the LOC112266882 gene encoding serine/threonine-protein kinase PAK 4: MFTKKKKPRVQISAPSNFEHRVHTDFDEQEQKFVGLPRQWQSLIEDTAKRPKPFIDVTVITTVEPRKTIVRGSKIAVDGSLTWLLDEFDTMSVTRSNSLRRGSPPIQPRRDSGSSGGGGHENGDLAHRPHHHPDHYGDIRDREQPRPDQLAGGDSRQPQRVPRSQREDGRPQQQPRGQEPSSRHRERERPGPPLPPSKPRDTDPRDHHDQVVRRDGPSDKRPKSSYTGRDGSPQSPRDKRPLSGPNIRMPNLPVTEGVIKTAQQTSRPFNTYPRADSEGGRSPTSQELKPARPHEAPPHNGPSSASSRDGGKAPPKGQLRGDPHHSSHPVLGPEPPHGHQQQKAPVPRPPAPALPPQQALSPKREPQRVSHEQFRAALQMVVDPGDPRTYLDHYIKIGEGSTGIVCIATIKSTGKLVAVKKMDLRKQQRRELLFNEVVIMRDYHHDNVVEMYNSYLVGDELWVVMEFLEGGALTDIVTHTRMNEEQIATVCLSVLKALSVLHTQGVIHRDIKSDSILLTHDGRVKLSDFGFCAQVSKEVQRRKSLVGTPYWMAPELISRLPYGPEVDIWSLGVMVIEMVDGEPPYFNEPPLKAMKMIRDNLPPKLKNLHKVSPLLKGFLDKLLVRDPTQRASANELLKHPFLSKAGPPSCIVPLMRQNRMR, translated from the exons ATGTTCACTAAGAAGAAGAAGCCCCGCGTCCAGATCTCGGCGCCCTCCAACTTCGAGCACCGCGTGCACACAGACTTTGACGAGCAGGAACAGAAGTTTGTGGGGCTGCCGCGGCAATGGCAGTCTCTAATCGAGGACACGGCCAAGAGGCCCAAGCCCTTCATCGACGTCACCGTCATCACCACGGTGGAGCCCCGCAAG ACCATAGTGCGGGGTAGTAAGATCGCTGTGGACGGCTCGCTGACATGGCTGCTGGATGAGTTTGACACCATGTCGGTGACCCGCTCCAACTCCCTGAGGCGAGGCAGCCCCCCTATCCAGCCCCGCAGAGACTCCGGATCTTCGGGGGGGGGAGGCCATGAGAACGGGGACCTGGCCCACCGGCCACACCACCACCCAGATCACTATGGAGACATCAGAGACAG GGAGCAGCCCAGGCCGGACCAGTTAGCTGGTGGAGACTCCAGGCAGCCCCAGCGGGTACCCCGCTCTCAGCGAGAGGACGGCAGGCCACAGCAGCAGCCCCGGGGCCAGGAACCAAGCAGCAGGCACCGAGAGAGGGAGCGTCCTGGCCCACCCCTTCCCCCATCAAAGCCCAGAGACACGGACCCACGGGACCACCACGACCAAGTAGTCCGCAGGGACGGGCCCAGCGACAAGAGGCCTAAGTCCAGCTACACGGGCAGGGATGGCAGCCCACAGTCGCCCCGGGATAAGAGGCCTCTCTCGGGGCCCAACATCCGTATGCCTAACCTGCCTGTCACAGAGGGGGTGATAAAGACAGCACAACAGACCAGCAGGCCGTTCAACACCTACCCCCGCGCTGACAGTGAAGGAGGAAGGAGCCCCACCAGCCAG GAGCTGAAGCCAGCCAGACCACACGAAGCACCGCCACACAACGGTCCTTCTAGTGCCTCCAGCCGAGACGGGGGAAAAGCACCGCCGAAGGGCCAGCTACGAGGAGACCCCCACCACTCCTCCCACCCTGTCCTGGGCCCTGAGCCCCCCCACGGCCATCAGCAGCAGAAGGCTCCCGTTCCCCGCCCCCCGGCCCCTGCCCTACCACCACAGCAGGCCCTCTCTCCCAAGAGGGAGCCCCAGCGGGTGTCCCATGAGCAGTTCCGCGCCGCGCTGCAGATGGTGGTGGATCCGGGTGACCCACGCACCTACCTGGACCACTACATCAAGATCGGAGAGGGCTCCACCGGCATTGTGTGCATTGCCACCATCAAGAGCACTGGCAAATTGGTGGCTGTCAAGAAGATGGACCTGCGCAAGCAGCAGCGCCGGGAGCTGCTATTCAATGAG GTGGTGATCATGCGGGACTATCACCATGACAATGTGGTGGAGATGTACAACAGCTACCTGGTGGGAGATGAACTCTGGGTAGTCATGGAGTTCCTGGAGGGAGGGGCTCTGACTGACATTGTCACACACACCAG gatgAATGAGGAGCAGATAGCCACAGTGTGCCTGTCTGTGCTGAAGGCACTGTCAGTGCTGCACACCCAGGGCGTCATCCACAGGGACATCAAGAGTGACTCCATCTTGCTCACCCACGACGGCAGA GTGAAGCTGTCAGACTTTGGCTTCTGCGCCCAGGTGTCTAAAGAGGTCCAGCGGCGCAAGTCCCTGGTGGGCACACCCTACTGGATGGCCCCAGAGCTCATCTCACGACTGCCCTATGGGCCTGAG GTGGACATCTGGTCCTTGGGGGTGATGGTGATCGAGATGGTGGACGGAGAGCCCCCCTATTTCAATGAGCCCCCCCTCAAAGCTATGAAGATGATCCGTGACAACCTACCACCCAAACTCAAGAACTTACACAAG GTTTCTCCTCTTCTCAAGGGCTTCCTGGACAAATTGTTGGTGCGAGACCCCACCCAGAGGGCCTCAGCCAATGAGCTACTCAAGCACCCCTTCCTGAGCAAGGCTGGCCCGCCCTCCTGCATTGTGCCTCTCATGAGGCAGAACCGCATGAGATGA